A portion of the Archocentrus centrarchus isolate MPI-CPG fArcCen1 chromosome 19, fArcCen1, whole genome shotgun sequence genome contains these proteins:
- the slc38a10 gene encoding putative sodium-coupled neutral amino acid transporter 10 isoform X2: MTASNSGLIMNVVNSIVGVSVLTMPFCFKQCGIVLGTLLLFFCSWMTHKSCMFLVHTANSTKRRTYAGLAFHSYGKPGKALVEMSMIGLMLGTCIAFYVVIADLGSNFFAQLLGLQVTGGFRVLLLIAVSLFIVLPLSLQRNMMASLQSFSAIALMFYTFFMFTMVLSSFKHGLLSGWWLGHINVVRWEGVFRCLPICGMAFACQSQVLPTYDSLDEPSVKRMSTIFTSSLNLVTIFYITVGFFGYVSFTENIAGNVLMNFPSNLVTGMIRVGFMMSVAVGFPMMILPCRQAINTMLFEQQQKDGTFAAGGYMPPLRFKMITLCIVFGTMLGGILIPNVETILGLTGATMGSLICFICPALIYRKIQKNGIIAQLVLFVGLGILLISTFTTLSITASSPGPRIQPPPPAPGKNSQQLPDVPELHDKPPNKNPGEMEKPDHLPVEVIQPVNRDPAEPPQIKGPVELPEEKKEEEVQLDRPDAGVAVPEVEAHRHEPPVPHDKVMVDTRKNNAELKDDNKQPAPPAEGVEEKPIRDNEQDLGNALKADNKDDMAAEKPAKEVDLGGGEFLPNEVIDKPAGEADKKQDVAPLKEAERHTAAKEPFAGNADVVANQAAAAQVNKVGKAPGAADKAPAAEGEHQPAAEEAQAAESKDTADEKMDVIKKLVAEGQLDHAVLLQVIKEQQEQQKRLLDQQEKLLAVIEEQHKEIHQKQPAGAAAEDDAEKGVQGHAEVMEAGDAKPKEPGQEQPKEGAGAPQNGGNEALALAQNQAQAGDKGAEVNPAKVAFPAAYKEDANVAPAGESHKESELGARGVPLGKKKPEPVAQNDQVAQLADEEAVDKLGKDQATQEKKGLERETEEKLAREQELEKERAERERMEKEVQTRLEKERLEMERKEKLAKVQELEKERIEQEKIEKERQEMLAKQQELEKEKIEKEVREKVEKERLEREIKEKLIRELEKEKALKEKLEQEKAAKEGFEQDIQKVDNEILLIAKKEKEAAEARERLLQLQQAVEARNAEKAAQGGEREDGEALKKGGRDLKENAAAQADPREGETDAEAHPQGSHEKARNQGETDLKRRRRSLREARGPLVDTEVSRGVLGLEPLLELGGSDLHAALEGQLLAGARVHTRQIKQALEDDEVK; this comes from the exons ATGACGGCGTCTAACTCGGGCCTCATCATGAATGTGGTGAACAGCATCGTCGGAGTCAGTGTGCTCACCATGCCCTTCTGCTTCAAACAG TGTGGGATAGTGCTGGGAACTCTCCTGCTGTTCTTCTGTTCGTGGATGACCCACAAATCCTGCATGTTTCTGGTCCACACAGCCAACAGCACCAAACGAAGGACCTATGCTGGACTCG CCTTCCATTCTTATGGGAAACCAGGAAAAGCATTGGTGGAGATGAG TATGATCGGGTTGATGTTGGGGACCTGTATTGCCTTCTATGTCGTCATTGCTGATTTGGGCTCAAATTTCTTCGCTCAGCTGTTGGGTTTACAG GTGACGGGCGGTTTCCGCGTGCTGTTGCTCATCGCTGTGTCGCTGTTCATCGTACTCCCTCTGAGTCTGCAGAGGAACATGATGGCCTCTCTGCAGTCCTTCTCAGCTATAGCTTTGATGTTCTACACCTTCTTTATGTTCACG ATGGTGCTGTCCTCGTTCAAACATGGGCTGCTCAGCGGCTGGTGGCTTGGCCACATCAATGTGGTGCGCTGGGAGGGTGTGTTTCGCTGTCTCCCCATCTGTGGGATGGCCTTCGCCTGTCAGTC GCAAGTGCTACCAACCTACGACAGCCTCGATGAGCCGTCAGTTAAACGCATGAGCACCATTTTCACCTCATCCCTCAACTTGGTCACCATCTTCTACATAACT GTGGGTTTCTTTGGCTACGTCAGCTTTACGGAGAACATTGCGGGAAACGTGCTGATGAACTTTCCATCCAACCTGGTGACGGGGATGATCCGTGTTGGTTTTATGATGTCTGTAGCTGTTGGATTTCCCATGATGATCCTGCCCTGTCGCCAGGCTATCAACACTATGCTTTTTGAGCAGCAA CAGAAGGATGGGACATTTGCCGCTGGGGGTTACATGCCTCCTCTGCGCTTCAAGATGATCACCCTCTGCATTGTGTTTGGCACCATGCTGGGGGGCATTCTCATCCCCAACG TGGAAACTATTCTGGGTCTGACTGGAGCCACCATGGGCAGCCTTATCTGCTTCATATGTCCTGCTCTCATCTACAGAAAGATCCAAAAGAATGGCATCATTGCTCAG CTGGTGCTTTTTGTTGGTCTGGGCATTTTGCTGATCAGCACCTTTACCACGCTCTCAATTACGGCCAGTAGCCCTGGTCCAAGGATCcaacctcctcctccagcaCCTGGCAAGAACAGCCAGCAACTACCAGATGTCCCTGAACTGCATG ACAAACCCCCAAACAAGAACCCAGGAGAAATGGAAAAGCCTGACCATCTACCTGTGGAGGTGATACAGCCTGTGAATAGGGACCCAGCTGAGCCCCCTCAGATTAAAGGACCGGTTGAACTACccgaggagaagaaggaggaagaggtgcAGTTGGATCGTCCTGATGCTG gtgttgcagtgcCAGAGGTAGAGGCCCATCGTCATGAACCACCTGTCCCTCATGACAAGGTCATGGTCGATACAAGAAAGAACAACGCAGAGCTCAAGGATGACAACAAACAACCTGCTCCTCCTGCAGAAGGTGTTGAAGAAAAACCCATAAGAGACAATGAGCAAGATTTAGGGAATGCTTTGAAGGCAGATAACAAAGATGACATGGCTGCTGAAAAACCTGCAAAGGAAGTGGACCTGGGTGGAGGGGAGTTCTTGCCCAATGAGGTGATTGATAAGCCTGCTGGAGAAGCAGACAAAAAGCAGGATGTTGCCCCATTAAAGGAGGCGGAGAGGCACACTGCTGCTAAAGAGCCCTTCGCAGGGAATGCAGATGTAGTGGCCAATCAGGCTGCGGCAGCCCAAGTCAATAAAGTGGGCAAAGCTCCAGGTGCTGCAGACAAGG CtccagctgctgaaggagaacatCAGCCTGCTGCAGAAGAGGCTCAAGCTGCAGAAAGCAAAGATACCGCTGATGAAAAGATGGATG TGATAAAAAAGCTGGTTGCAG AGGGTCAGCTGGACCACGCGGTGCTTCTGCAGGTCATTAAGGAGCAACAAGAACAACAGAAAAGGCTTCTTGACCAACAGGAAAAACTGCTGGCTGTCATAGAGGAACAACACAAGGAAATCCACCAGAAACAACCTGCTG GAGCCGCTGCTGAAGATGATGCAGAGAAAGGCGtccaaggacatgcagaggtAATGGAAGCTGGAGACGCAAAGCCCAAGGAGCCTGGACAGGAGCAGCCCaaggagggagctggagctccACAGAATGGAGGAAATGAGGCTCTTGCTTTGGCCCAGAATCAAGCTCAGGCAGGAGATAAAGGTGCTGAAGTCAACCCTGCAAAAGTAGCTTTTCCAGCAGCTTACAAGGAGGATGCCAATGTTGCACCTGCAGGAGAATCTCATAAGGAAAGTGAGCTTGGGGCGAGGGGAGTGCCATTGGGAAAGAAAAAACCTGAACCTGTAGCTCAGAATGATCAGGTGGCCCAACTAGCAGATGAAGAGGCTGTTGACAAACTCGGTAAAGATCAagcaacacaggaaaaaaaaggactggAGAGGGAAACAGAGGAAAAGCTAGCCAGAGAACAGGAGTTGGAGAAggaaagagcagagagagaaaggatgGAGAAAGAAGTTCAGACAAGATTAGAAAAAGAACGGCTagaaatggagagaaaagaaaagctggCCAAAGTACAGGAGCTGGAGAAGGAAAGAATAGAGCAAGAAAAGATAGAaaaggagagacaggaaatgttgGCCAAACAACAAGAGCTGGAGAAGGAGAAGATAGAGAAAGAAGTTCGAGAAAAGGTGGAAAAAGAACGACTGGAAAGGGAAATAAAAGAGAAGCTGATCAGAGagctggagaaagaaaaagcattaaaagAGAAACTTGAACAGGAGAAAGCTGCAAAAGAGGGATTCGAGCAGGACATACAAAAAGTAGACAATGAAATACTTCTTATagcaaagaaagagaaggaagcGGCGGAGGCTCGGGAGAGGCTGCTTCAGCTGCAGCAAGCCGTAGAAGCTCGAAATGCTGAAAAAGCTGCACAGGGGGGTGAGAGAGAGGATGGTGAGGCTTTGAAGAAAGGAGGACGAGACCTCAaagaaaatgctgctgctcaggcAGACCCCAGAGAAGGTGAGACAGATGCCGAGGCTCACCCTCAGGGCTCCCACGAGAAGGCCAGGAACCAGGGAGAGACAGATCTGAAGCGGAGGCGTAGGTCACTCAGAGAAGCTAGAGGGCCCCTGGTGGACACTGAGGTGTCCAGGGGGGTTCTAGGGTTGGAGCCCCTGCTGGAGCTGGGGGGGTCAGACCTGCATGCAGCCCTGGAGGGGCAGCTACTGGCCGGGGCAAGGGTACACACACGGCAGATTAAACAGGCCTTAGAGGATGATGAAgttaaataa
- the slc38a10 gene encoding putative sodium-coupled neutral amino acid transporter 10 isoform X4, with protein MSTIFTSSLNLVTIFYITVGFFGYVSFTENIAGNVLMNFPSNLVTGMIRVGFMMSVAVGFPMMILPCRQAINTMLFEQQQKDGTFAAGGYMPPLRFKMITLCIVFGTMLGGILIPNVETILGLTGATMGSLICFICPALIYRKIQKNGIIAQLVLFVGLGILLISTFTTLSITASSPGPRIQPPPPAPGKNSQQLPDVPELHDKPPNKNPGEMEKPDHLPVEVIQPVNRDPAEPPQIKGPVELPEEKKEEEVQLDRPDAGVAVPEVEAHRHEPPVPHDKVMVDTRKNNAELKDDNKQPAPPAEGVEEKPIRDNEQDLGNALKADNKDDMAAEKPAKEVDLGGGEFLPNEVIDKPAGEADKKQDVAPLKEAERHTAAKEPFAGNADVVANQAAAAQVNKVGKAPGAADKAPAAEGEHQPAAEEAQAAESKDTADEKMDVIKKLVAEGQLDHAVLLQVIKEQQEQQKRLLDQQEKLLAVIEEQHKEIHQKQPAGAAAEDDAEKGVQGHAEVMEAGDAKPKEPGQEQPKEGAGAPQNGGNEALALAQNQAQAGDKGAEVNPAKVAFPAAYKEDANVAPAGESHKESELGARGVPLGKKKPEPVAQNDQVAQLADEEAVDKLGKDQATQEKKGLERETEEKLAREQELEKERAERERMEKEVQTRLEKERLEMERKEKLAKVQELEKERIEQEKIEKERQEMLAKQQELEKEKIEKEVREKVEKERLEREIKEKLIRELEKEKALKEKLEQEKAAKEGFEQDIQKVDNEILLIAKKEKEAAEARERLLQLQQAVEARNAEKAAQGGEREDGEALKKGGRDLKENAAAQADPREGETDAEAHPQGSHEKARNQGETDLKRRRRSLREARGPLVDTEVSRGVLGLEPLLELGGSDLHAALEGQLLAGARVHTRQIKQALEDDEVK; from the exons ATGAGCACCATTTTCACCTCATCCCTCAACTTGGTCACCATCTTCTACATAACT GTGGGTTTCTTTGGCTACGTCAGCTTTACGGAGAACATTGCGGGAAACGTGCTGATGAACTTTCCATCCAACCTGGTGACGGGGATGATCCGTGTTGGTTTTATGATGTCTGTAGCTGTTGGATTTCCCATGATGATCCTGCCCTGTCGCCAGGCTATCAACACTATGCTTTTTGAGCAGCAA CAGAAGGATGGGACATTTGCCGCTGGGGGTTACATGCCTCCTCTGCGCTTCAAGATGATCACCCTCTGCATTGTGTTTGGCACCATGCTGGGGGGCATTCTCATCCCCAACG TGGAAACTATTCTGGGTCTGACTGGAGCCACCATGGGCAGCCTTATCTGCTTCATATGTCCTGCTCTCATCTACAGAAAGATCCAAAAGAATGGCATCATTGCTCAG CTGGTGCTTTTTGTTGGTCTGGGCATTTTGCTGATCAGCACCTTTACCACGCTCTCAATTACGGCCAGTAGCCCTGGTCCAAGGATCcaacctcctcctccagcaCCTGGCAAGAACAGCCAGCAACTACCAGATGTCCCTGAACTGCATG ACAAACCCCCAAACAAGAACCCAGGAGAAATGGAAAAGCCTGACCATCTACCTGTGGAGGTGATACAGCCTGTGAATAGGGACCCAGCTGAGCCCCCTCAGATTAAAGGACCGGTTGAACTACccgaggagaagaaggaggaagaggtgcAGTTGGATCGTCCTGATGCTG gtgttgcagtgcCAGAGGTAGAGGCCCATCGTCATGAACCACCTGTCCCTCATGACAAGGTCATGGTCGATACAAGAAAGAACAACGCAGAGCTCAAGGATGACAACAAACAACCTGCTCCTCCTGCAGAAGGTGTTGAAGAAAAACCCATAAGAGACAATGAGCAAGATTTAGGGAATGCTTTGAAGGCAGATAACAAAGATGACATGGCTGCTGAAAAACCTGCAAAGGAAGTGGACCTGGGTGGAGGGGAGTTCTTGCCCAATGAGGTGATTGATAAGCCTGCTGGAGAAGCAGACAAAAAGCAGGATGTTGCCCCATTAAAGGAGGCGGAGAGGCACACTGCTGCTAAAGAGCCCTTCGCAGGGAATGCAGATGTAGTGGCCAATCAGGCTGCGGCAGCCCAAGTCAATAAAGTGGGCAAAGCTCCAGGTGCTGCAGACAAGG CtccagctgctgaaggagaacatCAGCCTGCTGCAGAAGAGGCTCAAGCTGCAGAAAGCAAAGATACCGCTGATGAAAAGATGGATG TGATAAAAAAGCTGGTTGCAG AGGGTCAGCTGGACCACGCGGTGCTTCTGCAGGTCATTAAGGAGCAACAAGAACAACAGAAAAGGCTTCTTGACCAACAGGAAAAACTGCTGGCTGTCATAGAGGAACAACACAAGGAAATCCACCAGAAACAACCTGCTG GAGCCGCTGCTGAAGATGATGCAGAGAAAGGCGtccaaggacatgcagaggtAATGGAAGCTGGAGACGCAAAGCCCAAGGAGCCTGGACAGGAGCAGCCCaaggagggagctggagctccACAGAATGGAGGAAATGAGGCTCTTGCTTTGGCCCAGAATCAAGCTCAGGCAGGAGATAAAGGTGCTGAAGTCAACCCTGCAAAAGTAGCTTTTCCAGCAGCTTACAAGGAGGATGCCAATGTTGCACCTGCAGGAGAATCTCATAAGGAAAGTGAGCTTGGGGCGAGGGGAGTGCCATTGGGAAAGAAAAAACCTGAACCTGTAGCTCAGAATGATCAGGTGGCCCAACTAGCAGATGAAGAGGCTGTTGACAAACTCGGTAAAGATCAagcaacacaggaaaaaaaaggactggAGAGGGAAACAGAGGAAAAGCTAGCCAGAGAACAGGAGTTGGAGAAggaaagagcagagagagaaaggatgGAGAAAGAAGTTCAGACAAGATTAGAAAAAGAACGGCTagaaatggagagaaaagaaaagctggCCAAAGTACAGGAGCTGGAGAAGGAAAGAATAGAGCAAGAAAAGATAGAaaaggagagacaggaaatgttgGCCAAACAACAAGAGCTGGAGAAGGAGAAGATAGAGAAAGAAGTTCGAGAAAAGGTGGAAAAAGAACGACTGGAAAGGGAAATAAAAGAGAAGCTGATCAGAGagctggagaaagaaaaagcattaaaagAGAAACTTGAACAGGAGAAAGCTGCAAAAGAGGGATTCGAGCAGGACATACAAAAAGTAGACAATGAAATACTTCTTATagcaaagaaagagaaggaagcGGCGGAGGCTCGGGAGAGGCTGCTTCAGCTGCAGCAAGCCGTAGAAGCTCGAAATGCTGAAAAAGCTGCACAGGGGGGTGAGAGAGAGGATGGTGAGGCTTTGAAGAAAGGAGGACGAGACCTCAaagaaaatgctgctgctcaggcAGACCCCAGAGAAGGTGAGACAGATGCCGAGGCTCACCCTCAGGGCTCCCACGAGAAGGCCAGGAACCAGGGAGAGACAGATCTGAAGCGGAGGCGTAGGTCACTCAGAGAAGCTAGAGGGCCCCTGGTGGACACTGAGGTGTCCAGGGGGGTTCTAGGGTTGGAGCCCCTGCTGGAGCTGGGGGGGTCAGACCTGCATGCAGCCCTGGAGGGGCAGCTACTGGCCGGGGCAAGGGTACACACACGGCAGATTAAACAGGCCTTAGAGGATGATGAAgttaaataa
- the slc38a10 gene encoding putative sodium-coupled neutral amino acid transporter 10 isoform X1, whose protein sequence is MTASNSGLIMNVVNSIVGVSVLTMPFCFKQCGIVLGTLLLFFCSWMTHKSCMFLVHTANSTKRRTYAGLAFHSYGKPGKALVEMSMIGLMLGTCIAFYVVIADLGSNFFAQLLGLQVTGGFRVLLLIAVSLFIVLPLSLQRNMMASLQSFSAIALMFYTFFMFTIVLSSLRYGIISGSWVERVHLWRFKGVIQCLPIIATTFCCHPQVLPTYDSLDEPSVKRMSTIFTSSLNLVTIFYITVGFFGYVSFTENIAGNVLMNFPSNLVTGMIRVGFMMSVAVGFPMMILPCRQAINTMLFEQQQKDGTFAAGGYMPPLRFKMITLCIVFGTMLGGILIPNVETILGLTGATMGSLICFICPALIYRKIQKNGIIAQLVLFVGLGILLISTFTTLSITASSPGPRIQPPPPAPGKNSQQLPDVPELHDKPPNKNPGEMEKPDHLPVEVIQPVNRDPAEPPQIKGPVELPEEKKEEEVQLDRPDAGVAVPEVEAHRHEPPVPHDKVMVDTRKNNAELKDDNKQPAPPAEGVEEKPIRDNEQDLGNALKADNKDDMAAEKPAKEVDLGGGEFLPNEVIDKPAGEADKKQDVAPLKEAERHTAAKEPFAGNADVVANQAAAAQVNKVGKAPGAADKAPAAEGEHQPAAEEAQAAESKDTADEKMDVIKKLVAEGQLDHAVLLQVIKEQQEQQKRLLDQQEKLLAVIEEQHKEIHQKQPAGAAAEDDAEKGVQGHAEVMEAGDAKPKEPGQEQPKEGAGAPQNGGNEALALAQNQAQAGDKGAEVNPAKVAFPAAYKEDANVAPAGESHKESELGARGVPLGKKKPEPVAQNDQVAQLADEEAVDKLGKDQATQEKKGLERETEEKLAREQELEKERAERERMEKEVQTRLEKERLEMERKEKLAKVQELEKERIEQEKIEKERQEMLAKQQELEKEKIEKEVREKVEKERLEREIKEKLIRELEKEKALKEKLEQEKAAKEGFEQDIQKVDNEILLIAKKEKEAAEARERLLQLQQAVEARNAEKAAQGGEREDGEALKKGGRDLKENAAAQADPREGETDAEAHPQGSHEKARNQGETDLKRRRRSLREARGPLVDTEVSRGVLGLEPLLELGGSDLHAALEGQLLAGARVHTRQIKQALEDDEVK, encoded by the exons ATGACGGCGTCTAACTCGGGCCTCATCATGAATGTGGTGAACAGCATCGTCGGAGTCAGTGTGCTCACCATGCCCTTCTGCTTCAAACAG TGTGGGATAGTGCTGGGAACTCTCCTGCTGTTCTTCTGTTCGTGGATGACCCACAAATCCTGCATGTTTCTGGTCCACACAGCCAACAGCACCAAACGAAGGACCTATGCTGGACTCG CCTTCCATTCTTATGGGAAACCAGGAAAAGCATTGGTGGAGATGAG TATGATCGGGTTGATGTTGGGGACCTGTATTGCCTTCTATGTCGTCATTGCTGATTTGGGCTCAAATTTCTTCGCTCAGCTGTTGGGTTTACAG GTGACGGGCGGTTTCCGCGTGCTGTTGCTCATCGCTGTGTCGCTGTTCATCGTACTCCCTCTGAGTCTGCAGAGGAACATGATGGCCTCTCTGCAGTCCTTCTCAGCTATAGCTTTGATGTTCTACACCTTCTTTATGTTCACG ATAGTGTTGTCGTCTCTGCGCTACGGCATAATCTCGGGCTCCTGGGTGGAGCGAGTTCACCTGTGGCGCTTCAAGGGGGTCATTCAGTGCCTGCCTATTATCGCCACAACCTTCTGCTGTCACCC GCAAGTGCTACCAACCTACGACAGCCTCGATGAGCCGTCAGTTAAACGCATGAGCACCATTTTCACCTCATCCCTCAACTTGGTCACCATCTTCTACATAACT GTGGGTTTCTTTGGCTACGTCAGCTTTACGGAGAACATTGCGGGAAACGTGCTGATGAACTTTCCATCCAACCTGGTGACGGGGATGATCCGTGTTGGTTTTATGATGTCTGTAGCTGTTGGATTTCCCATGATGATCCTGCCCTGTCGCCAGGCTATCAACACTATGCTTTTTGAGCAGCAA CAGAAGGATGGGACATTTGCCGCTGGGGGTTACATGCCTCCTCTGCGCTTCAAGATGATCACCCTCTGCATTGTGTTTGGCACCATGCTGGGGGGCATTCTCATCCCCAACG TGGAAACTATTCTGGGTCTGACTGGAGCCACCATGGGCAGCCTTATCTGCTTCATATGTCCTGCTCTCATCTACAGAAAGATCCAAAAGAATGGCATCATTGCTCAG CTGGTGCTTTTTGTTGGTCTGGGCATTTTGCTGATCAGCACCTTTACCACGCTCTCAATTACGGCCAGTAGCCCTGGTCCAAGGATCcaacctcctcctccagcaCCTGGCAAGAACAGCCAGCAACTACCAGATGTCCCTGAACTGCATG ACAAACCCCCAAACAAGAACCCAGGAGAAATGGAAAAGCCTGACCATCTACCTGTGGAGGTGATACAGCCTGTGAATAGGGACCCAGCTGAGCCCCCTCAGATTAAAGGACCGGTTGAACTACccgaggagaagaaggaggaagaggtgcAGTTGGATCGTCCTGATGCTG gtgttgcagtgcCAGAGGTAGAGGCCCATCGTCATGAACCACCTGTCCCTCATGACAAGGTCATGGTCGATACAAGAAAGAACAACGCAGAGCTCAAGGATGACAACAAACAACCTGCTCCTCCTGCAGAAGGTGTTGAAGAAAAACCCATAAGAGACAATGAGCAAGATTTAGGGAATGCTTTGAAGGCAGATAACAAAGATGACATGGCTGCTGAAAAACCTGCAAAGGAAGTGGACCTGGGTGGAGGGGAGTTCTTGCCCAATGAGGTGATTGATAAGCCTGCTGGAGAAGCAGACAAAAAGCAGGATGTTGCCCCATTAAAGGAGGCGGAGAGGCACACTGCTGCTAAAGAGCCCTTCGCAGGGAATGCAGATGTAGTGGCCAATCAGGCTGCGGCAGCCCAAGTCAATAAAGTGGGCAAAGCTCCAGGTGCTGCAGACAAGG CtccagctgctgaaggagaacatCAGCCTGCTGCAGAAGAGGCTCAAGCTGCAGAAAGCAAAGATACCGCTGATGAAAAGATGGATG TGATAAAAAAGCTGGTTGCAG AGGGTCAGCTGGACCACGCGGTGCTTCTGCAGGTCATTAAGGAGCAACAAGAACAACAGAAAAGGCTTCTTGACCAACAGGAAAAACTGCTGGCTGTCATAGAGGAACAACACAAGGAAATCCACCAGAAACAACCTGCTG GAGCCGCTGCTGAAGATGATGCAGAGAAAGGCGtccaaggacatgcagaggtAATGGAAGCTGGAGACGCAAAGCCCAAGGAGCCTGGACAGGAGCAGCCCaaggagggagctggagctccACAGAATGGAGGAAATGAGGCTCTTGCTTTGGCCCAGAATCAAGCTCAGGCAGGAGATAAAGGTGCTGAAGTCAACCCTGCAAAAGTAGCTTTTCCAGCAGCTTACAAGGAGGATGCCAATGTTGCACCTGCAGGAGAATCTCATAAGGAAAGTGAGCTTGGGGCGAGGGGAGTGCCATTGGGAAAGAAAAAACCTGAACCTGTAGCTCAGAATGATCAGGTGGCCCAACTAGCAGATGAAGAGGCTGTTGACAAACTCGGTAAAGATCAagcaacacaggaaaaaaaaggactggAGAGGGAAACAGAGGAAAAGCTAGCCAGAGAACAGGAGTTGGAGAAggaaagagcagagagagaaaggatgGAGAAAGAAGTTCAGACAAGATTAGAAAAAGAACGGCTagaaatggagagaaaagaaaagctggCCAAAGTACAGGAGCTGGAGAAGGAAAGAATAGAGCAAGAAAAGATAGAaaaggagagacaggaaatgttgGCCAAACAACAAGAGCTGGAGAAGGAGAAGATAGAGAAAGAAGTTCGAGAAAAGGTGGAAAAAGAACGACTGGAAAGGGAAATAAAAGAGAAGCTGATCAGAGagctggagaaagaaaaagcattaaaagAGAAACTTGAACAGGAGAAAGCTGCAAAAGAGGGATTCGAGCAGGACATACAAAAAGTAGACAATGAAATACTTCTTATagcaaagaaagagaaggaagcGGCGGAGGCTCGGGAGAGGCTGCTTCAGCTGCAGCAAGCCGTAGAAGCTCGAAATGCTGAAAAAGCTGCACAGGGGGGTGAGAGAGAGGATGGTGAGGCTTTGAAGAAAGGAGGACGAGACCTCAaagaaaatgctgctgctcaggcAGACCCCAGAGAAGGTGAGACAGATGCCGAGGCTCACCCTCAGGGCTCCCACGAGAAGGCCAGGAACCAGGGAGAGACAGATCTGAAGCGGAGGCGTAGGTCACTCAGAGAAGCTAGAGGGCCCCTGGTGGACACTGAGGTGTCCAGGGGGGTTCTAGGGTTGGAGCCCCTGCTGGAGCTGGGGGGGTCAGACCTGCATGCAGCCCTGGAGGGGCAGCTACTGGCCGGGGCAAGGGTACACACACGGCAGATTAAACAGGCCTTAGAGGATGATGAAgttaaataa